In Oncorhynchus gorbuscha isolate QuinsamMale2020 ecotype Even-year linkage group LG02, OgorEven_v1.0, whole genome shotgun sequence, a single genomic region encodes these proteins:
- the LOC124009528 gene encoding neuroligin-3-like isoform X3, whose product MQNIRDTEARPVMVYIHGGSYMEGTGNMIDGSVLASYGNVIVITLNYRVGVLGFLSTGDQAAKGNYGLLDQIQALRWISKNIGYFGGDPGRITVFGSGIGASCVSLLTLSHHSEGLFHRAIIQSGSALSSWAVNYQPVKYTRMLAERVGCNVLDTLDMVSCLQKKSARELVEQDIQPARYHVAFGPVIDGDVIPDDPEILMEQGEFLNYDIMLGVNQGEGLRFVENVVDLEDGVSGSDFDFAVSDFVDSLYGYPEGKDTLRETIKFMYTDWADRDNPDTRRKTLVALFTDHQWVEPSVVTADLHARYGSPTYFYAFYHHCQSLMKPVWSDSAHGDEVPYVFGIPMVGATDLFPCNFSRNDIMLSAVVMTYWTNFAKSGDPNKPVPQDTKFIHTKANRFEEVAWSKYNPHDQLYLHIGLKPRIRDHYRATKVAFWKHLVPHLYNLHDMFHYTSTTTKVPPQDTTNSNGKRTGTTKRPPVSTAHSSDGEETGPLIVANPRDYSTELSVTIAVGASLLFLNVLAFAALYYRKDKRSRQGGHGGPHQASPQQQSNGNDVSHTTTDESLSHQMTQCSQMNQCDTLHDLHDLPDLHDPLHLSPNMDYTLTLRRSPDDIPLMTPNNITMIPNSLMGLPNMHPYSTFPAGYNSTVLPHSHSTTRV is encoded by the exons ACATTCGGGACACTGAGGCTAGGCCCGTGATGGTCTACATCCATGGAGGATCATACATGGAGGGGACAGGGAATATGATTGATGGGAGTGTGCTGGCCAGCTATGGGAATGTCATCGTCATCACTCTCAACTACAGGGTCGGAGTACTAG GGTTCCTCAGTACAGGTGACCAGGCAGCTAAAGGGAACTATGGACTCCTGGACCAGATCCAAGCCCTGCGTTGGATCAGCAAGAACATTGGCTATTTTGGAGGAGACCCGGGTCGCATCACTGTCTTTGGATCTGGGATCGGAGCCTCCTGCGTCAGCCTGCTCACACTGTCCCACCACTCTGAGG GCCTGTTTCACAGAGCCATCATCCAGAGTGGCTCAGCCCTGTCCAGCTGGGCCGTCAACTACCAGCCTGTCAAGTACACCCGCATGCTGGCTGAGAGGGTGGGCTGCAACGTGCTGGACACCCTGGACATGGTGTCCTGCCTGCAGAAGAAGAGTGCCAGAGAGCTGGTGGAGCAGGACATCCAGCCAGCCCGCTACCATGTAGCCTTCGGCCCCGTCATTGATGGTGACGTCATCCCCGACGACCCCGAGATCCTGATGGAGCAGGGAGAGTTCCTCAACTATGACATCATGCTGGGCGTTAACCAGGGGGAGGGACTGCGTTTCGTGGAGAATGTGGTGGACCTGGAGGATGGCGTGTCCGGCAGCGACTTTGACTTCGCCGTGTCGGACTTCGTGGACAGCCTGTATGGCTACCCGGAGGGGAAGGACACTCTGAGGGAGACCATCAAGTTCATGTACACGGACTGGGCTGACAGGGACAACCCAGACACCAGGAGGAAGACGTTAGTCGCCCTGTTCACTGACCATCAGTGGGTGGAGCCCTCGGTGGTGACGGCTGACCTGCACGCCCGCTACGGTTCGCCCACATACTTCTACGCCTTCTACCACCACTGCCAGAGCCTGATGAAGCCTGTGTGGTCGGACTCAGCCCACGGGGATGAGGTGCCCTATGTGTTTGGCATCCCCATGGTGGGAGCCACTGACCTGTTCCCCTGCAACTTCTCCAGAAACGACATCATGCTCAGCGCTGTGGTGATGACTTACTGGACCAACTTTGCCAAGAGTGG TGACCCCAACAAGCCAGTGCCCCAGGACACTAAGTTCATCCATACCAAGGCCAACCGCTTTGAGGAGGTGGCCTGGTCCAAGTACAACCCCCATGACCAGCTGTACTTGCACATCGGCCTGAAGCCTCGCATCCGCGACCACTACCGCGCCACCAAGGTAGCCTTCTGGAAGCACCTGGTGCCCCACCTGTATAACCTCCATGACATGTTCCattacacctccaccaccaccaaggtacctcCCCAGGACACCACCAACTCCAACGGCAAGAGAACCGGCACCACCAAGCGTCCGCCTGTCTCCACAGCCCACAGCAGTGATGGGGAGGAGACGGGTCCTCTGATCGTGGCTAACCCCAGAGATTACTCTACTGAGCTGAGTGTCACCATCGCTGTGGGTGCCTCGCTGCTGTTCCTCAATGTGCTGGCCTTCGCAGCGCTCTACTACCGTAAGGACAAGCGCAGCCGGCAGGGTGGCCACGGTGGCCCCCACCAGGCCAGCCCCCAGCAGCAGAGCAACGGCAACGACGTGAGCCACACCACCACCGACGAGAGCCTGTCCCATCAGATGACCCAGTGCAGCCAGATGAACCAGTGTGACACCCTGCATGACCTCCACGACCTCCCTGACCTACACGACCCCCTGCACCTCTCCCCCAACATGGACTACACCCTGACCCTGCGCCGCTCACCAGACGACATCCCCCTGATGACGCCAAACAACATCACAATGATCCCCAACTCCCTGATGGGCCTGCCCAACATGCACCCCTACAGCACCTTCCCAGCCGGGTACAACTCCACCGTCCTGCCCCACTCCCACTCCACCACCCGGGTCTAG
- the LOC124009528 gene encoding neuroligin-3-like isoform X4 has product MVYIHGGSYMEGTGNMIDGSVLASYGNVIVITLNYRVGVLGFLSTGDQAAKGNYGLLDQIQALRWISKNIGYFGGDPGRITVFGSGIGASCVSLLTLSHHSEGLFHRAIIQSGSALSSWAVNYQPVKYTRMLAERVGCNVLDTLDMVSCLQKKSARELVEQDIQPARYHVAFGPVIDGDVIPDDPEILMEQGEFLNYDIMLGVNQGEGLRFVENVVDLEDGVSGSDFDFAVSDFVDSLYGYPEGKDTLRETIKFMYTDWADRDNPDTRRKTLVALFTDHQWVEPSVVTADLHARYGSPTYFYAFYHHCQSLMKPVWSDSAHGDEVPYVFGIPMVGATDLFPCNFSRNDIMLSAVVMTYWTNFAKSGDPNKPVPQDTKFIHTKANRFEEVAWSKYNPHDQLYLHIGLKPRIRDHYRATKVAFWKHLVPHLYNLHDMFHYTSTTTKVPPQDTTNSNGKRTGTTKRPPVSTAHSSDGEETGPLIVANPRDYSTELSVTIAVGASLLFLNVLAFAALYYRKDKRSRQGGHGGPHQASPQQQSNGNDVSHTTTDESLSHQMTQCSQMNQCDTLHDLHDLPDLHDPLHLSPNMDYTLTLRRSPDDIPLMTPNNITMIPNSLMGLPNMHPYSTFPAGYNSTVLPHSHSTTRV; this is encoded by the exons ATGGTCTACATCCATGGAGGATCATACATGGAGGGGACAGGGAATATGATTGATGGGAGTGTGCTGGCCAGCTATGGGAATGTCATCGTCATCACTCTCAACTACAGGGTCGGAGTACTAG GGTTCCTCAGTACAGGTGACCAGGCAGCTAAAGGGAACTATGGACTCCTGGACCAGATCCAAGCCCTGCGTTGGATCAGCAAGAACATTGGCTATTTTGGAGGAGACCCGGGTCGCATCACTGTCTTTGGATCTGGGATCGGAGCCTCCTGCGTCAGCCTGCTCACACTGTCCCACCACTCTGAGG GCCTGTTTCACAGAGCCATCATCCAGAGTGGCTCAGCCCTGTCCAGCTGGGCCGTCAACTACCAGCCTGTCAAGTACACCCGCATGCTGGCTGAGAGGGTGGGCTGCAACGTGCTGGACACCCTGGACATGGTGTCCTGCCTGCAGAAGAAGAGTGCCAGAGAGCTGGTGGAGCAGGACATCCAGCCAGCCCGCTACCATGTAGCCTTCGGCCCCGTCATTGATGGTGACGTCATCCCCGACGACCCCGAGATCCTGATGGAGCAGGGAGAGTTCCTCAACTATGACATCATGCTGGGCGTTAACCAGGGGGAGGGACTGCGTTTCGTGGAGAATGTGGTGGACCTGGAGGATGGCGTGTCCGGCAGCGACTTTGACTTCGCCGTGTCGGACTTCGTGGACAGCCTGTATGGCTACCCGGAGGGGAAGGACACTCTGAGGGAGACCATCAAGTTCATGTACACGGACTGGGCTGACAGGGACAACCCAGACACCAGGAGGAAGACGTTAGTCGCCCTGTTCACTGACCATCAGTGGGTGGAGCCCTCGGTGGTGACGGCTGACCTGCACGCCCGCTACGGTTCGCCCACATACTTCTACGCCTTCTACCACCACTGCCAGAGCCTGATGAAGCCTGTGTGGTCGGACTCAGCCCACGGGGATGAGGTGCCCTATGTGTTTGGCATCCCCATGGTGGGAGCCACTGACCTGTTCCCCTGCAACTTCTCCAGAAACGACATCATGCTCAGCGCTGTGGTGATGACTTACTGGACCAACTTTGCCAAGAGTGG TGACCCCAACAAGCCAGTGCCCCAGGACACTAAGTTCATCCATACCAAGGCCAACCGCTTTGAGGAGGTGGCCTGGTCCAAGTACAACCCCCATGACCAGCTGTACTTGCACATCGGCCTGAAGCCTCGCATCCGCGACCACTACCGCGCCACCAAGGTAGCCTTCTGGAAGCACCTGGTGCCCCACCTGTATAACCTCCATGACATGTTCCattacacctccaccaccaccaaggtacctcCCCAGGACACCACCAACTCCAACGGCAAGAGAACCGGCACCACCAAGCGTCCGCCTGTCTCCACAGCCCACAGCAGTGATGGGGAGGAGACGGGTCCTCTGATCGTGGCTAACCCCAGAGATTACTCTACTGAGCTGAGTGTCACCATCGCTGTGGGTGCCTCGCTGCTGTTCCTCAATGTGCTGGCCTTCGCAGCGCTCTACTACCGTAAGGACAAGCGCAGCCGGCAGGGTGGCCACGGTGGCCCCCACCAGGCCAGCCCCCAGCAGCAGAGCAACGGCAACGACGTGAGCCACACCACCACCGACGAGAGCCTGTCCCATCAGATGACCCAGTGCAGCCAGATGAACCAGTGTGACACCCTGCATGACCTCCACGACCTCCCTGACCTACACGACCCCCTGCACCTCTCCCCCAACATGGACTACACCCTGACCCTGCGCCGCTCACCAGACGACATCCCCCTGATGACGCCAAACAACATCACAATGATCCCCAACTCCCTGATGGGCCTGCCCAACATGCACCCCTACAGCACCTTCCCAGCCGGGTACAACTCCACCGTCCTGCCCCACTCCCACTCCACCACCCGGGTCTAG
- the LOC124009547 gene encoding myelin proteolipid protein isoform X2 has product MGCYDCCIRCLGAVPYPSLVSTLLCFTGMALFCGCGHEALANTEVLVETYFARNIQDYVILASFIKYFQYVIYGLASFFFLYCILLLAEGFYTTSAVKQTFGEFRSTRCGRCLSLTFIIVTYVLAVIWLAVFAFTAIPVFFFFNMAQTCHNINILAETTPSINQHSWICMDARQYGLLPWNAMPGKACGMTLASICKTKEFFVTYDLYIAAFAGAGIALLALFLYVVATTYNYAVLRFLGRKGLRC; this is encoded by the exons ATGG GTTGTTATGATTGCTGTATCCGCTGCCTGGGGGCAGTGCCCTACCCCTCCCTGGTTTCCACTCTGCTCTGCTTCACCGGCATGGCACTGTTCTGTGGCTGCGGGCACGAGGCACTGGCAAACACTGAGGTGCTCGTCGAGACTTACTTCGCTCGTAACATACAAGACTATGTTATCCTGGCCTCGTT TATCAAGTACTTCCAGTACGTGATCTATGGCCTGGCTTCTTTCTTCTTCCTCTACTGCATCCTGCTGCTGGCCGAGGGATTCTACACCACCAGCGCTGTCAAGCAGACCTTCGGAGAGTTCCGGAGCACCAGATGTGGCCGCTGCCTTAGTCtgacg TTCATCATTGTGACATACGTCCTGGCAGTGATCTGGCTGGCGGTGTTTGCCTTCACAGCCATACccgtcttcttcttctttaatATGGCACAGACCTGCCACAACATCAACATCCTGGCTGAGACGACACCCAGCATCAACCAGCACAGCTGGATCTGCATGGATGCTCGGCAGTATG GTCTGCTGCCCTGGAATGCAATGCCAGGGAAAGCTTGTGGAATGACCTTGGCATCCATTTGCAAAACAAAAGAG TTCTTCGTCACCTATGACCTATACATCGCTGCCTTTGCTGGTGCAGGGATTGCTCTCTTGGCTCTG TTTCTGTATGTGGTAGCTACCACCTATAACTATGCAGTGCTGCGGTTCCTGGGCAGAAAAGGGCTGCGCTGTTAA
- the LOC124009547 gene encoding myelin proteolipid protein isoform X1, which yields MFPVRQPWLCKALGCYDCCIRCLGAVPYPSLVSTLLCFTGMALFCGCGHEALANTEVLVETYFARNIQDYVILASFIKYFQYVIYGLASFFFLYCILLLAEGFYTTSAVKQTFGEFRSTRCGRCLSLTFIIVTYVLAVIWLAVFAFTAIPVFFFFNMAQTCHNINILAETTPSINQHSWICMDARQYGLLPWNAMPGKACGMTLASICKTKEFFVTYDLYIAAFAGAGIALLALFLYVVATTYNYAVLRFLGRKGLRC from the exons ATGTTTCCGGTCAGACAGCCTTGGCTTTGCAAAGCCCTAG GTTGTTATGATTGCTGTATCCGCTGCCTGGGGGCAGTGCCCTACCCCTCCCTGGTTTCCACTCTGCTCTGCTTCACCGGCATGGCACTGTTCTGTGGCTGCGGGCACGAGGCACTGGCAAACACTGAGGTGCTCGTCGAGACTTACTTCGCTCGTAACATACAAGACTATGTTATCCTGGCCTCGTT TATCAAGTACTTCCAGTACGTGATCTATGGCCTGGCTTCTTTCTTCTTCCTCTACTGCATCCTGCTGCTGGCCGAGGGATTCTACACCACCAGCGCTGTCAAGCAGACCTTCGGAGAGTTCCGGAGCACCAGATGTGGCCGCTGCCTTAGTCtgacg TTCATCATTGTGACATACGTCCTGGCAGTGATCTGGCTGGCGGTGTTTGCCTTCACAGCCATACccgtcttcttcttctttaatATGGCACAGACCTGCCACAACATCAACATCCTGGCTGAGACGACACCCAGCATCAACCAGCACAGCTGGATCTGCATGGATGCTCGGCAGTATG GTCTGCTGCCCTGGAATGCAATGCCAGGGAAAGCTTGTGGAATGACCTTGGCATCCATTTGCAAAACAAAAGAG TTCTTCGTCACCTATGACCTATACATCGCTGCCTTTGCTGGTGCAGGGATTGCTCTCTTGGCTCTG TTTCTGTATGTGGTAGCTACCACCTATAACTATGCAGTGCTGCGGTTCCTGGGCAGAAAAGGGCTGCGCTGTTAA